The following proteins come from a genomic window of Miscanthus floridulus cultivar M001 chromosome 2, ASM1932011v1, whole genome shotgun sequence:
- the LOC136536676 gene encoding uncharacterized protein, with protein MFVFSMQTQTHGGQEINEYTAYLLSHKGKATDPNNVYNPEDGPDAYTNPTAYEKATEYTVAARQRYGETFDPTAEPLDTDLLQRLGPGKQHGCYYMAHSALDPSQVPTLTQVRSTPTSSSDIPVAPRRQSASQAQMEAKMEERIATLHAQMMAQQMAYQQSLQQHYNTQMQNMASFFQSMQTPGASTPPPLPIY; from the exons atgtttgtgttttcaatgcagacgcagacgcacggtgggcaggaaatcaacgagtacaccgcgtacctcctctctcacaagggcaaggcgacggatccgaacaacgtctacaacccggaggacgggcccgatgcgtacaccaaccccaccgcctacgagaaggccaccgagtacaccgtcgcggctcgccagcgctacggggagacgttcgaccccaccgccgagcccctggacacagacctcctgcaGAGGTTGGGACCAGGGAAGCAGCATGGCTGCTACTACATGGCCCACAGCGCCCTCGACCCGTCCCAGGTTCCTACGCTGACCCAGGTTCGATCCACGCCCACGAGCTCTAGCGACATCCCCGTAGCGCCCCGGCGGCAGTCAGCGTCACAG gcccagatggaggccaagatggaggagaggatcgccacgttgcacgcacagatgatggcgcaacagatggcttaccagcaaagcctgcagcagcactacaacactcagatgcagaacatggccagcttcttccagtccatgcagacgcccggggcgtctacaccgcctcctcttccaat ATACTAA